The genomic window TTTATGCGGCCTGTTGGCAACGGCTCAGCAACTTCCCCTGAAGAAAGAGGCCGTATTTCAGGAAGGCGAAGTTTTGCAATATAAATTAAGGTACGGATTTATAACGGCGGCAGAAGCCACTATTAAGGTAGCCAATTCTGATTTAAAGTTTGATAACAGACCTACCTATAAACTTACGGTTGATGCGCAGACTTCCGGAACTTTTGATGTGTTTTATAAGATAAGAGATCATTACGATTCGTATATCGATAAAACTGACCTTTTACCTTACTTCTACCAAGAGAATATCCGAGAGGCCAGTTATAGACGCCAGGACAAGGCACGTTTTACGCAGGATGCAAAGAAGGTAGTTTCGAACAGAGGAACTTTTACAACGCCTACTAATCAGACTTTTGATCTGGTTTCGGCTTATTACTTTGCCCGGAGCCTGGATATCAGTAAAATCAAGATTGGTGATAAGTTTAAACTGAACTATTTCTTGGGTGATGAAATCTCAGCCCTAGAGGTTGAATATATTGGAAAAGAAACAATT from Flavobacterium sp. W4I14 includes these protein-coding regions:
- a CDS encoding hypothetical protein (product_source=Hypo-rule applied; cath_funfam=2.10.70.10; cleavage_site_network=SignalP-noTM; pfam=PF11306; superfamily=49785), encoding MSTKAMKKLFITVTAGLCGLLATAQQLPLKKEAVFQEGEVLQYKLRYGFITAAEATIKVANSDLKFDNRPTYKLTVDAQTSGTFDVFYKIRDHYDSYIDKTDLLPYFYQENIREASYRRQDKARFTQDAKKVVSNRGTFTTPTNQTFDLVSAYYFARSLDISKIKIGDKFKLNYFLGDEISALEVEYIGKETIKSKLGNIRCLKFSPSIKPGRIFKKDSRLYLWVTDDGNRVPVKAQVEILVGAVTMELKSASGLKYALAKE